In the Marinobacter sp. Arc7-DN-1 genome, GCAGACCATCTTCAGGGGCAGCTCTTTGGCGTCCAGAATGCTGTCAGACACCAGGTTTGTGGCCGGCACTTCGGCGGTCGGGATCAGGTAAAGTGGATTTTCCCCTTCTGTCTTGAAAAGGTCTTCCTCGAATTTCGGCAGCTGGCCGGTTCCATACAGCGTATCGGCATTCACCAGATAGGGAACGTAGGTCTCCAGATAACCGTGCTCACGGGTGTGCAGATCCAGCATGAACTGGGCCAGAGCACGATGAAGACGGGCCACAGGGCCACGCATCACTGCAAACCGGGAATGGGCAAGACGGGTCGCGGTCTCGAAGTCGAGGCCGTTCAGGCTCTCACCCAGGGCGACGTGGTCTTTGGGCTCGAAATCGAAGTGCTTCGGAGTGCCCCAGGTACGGACCTCAAGGTTATCCTCTTCGCTCTCGCCGGCGGGAACGTCTTCATCCGGAAGATTGGGAATGCCGGCCAGGAAAGCGTTCAGCTCTTCCTGAAGTGCGCGCAGCTCATCTTCCGCCCCGGATTTCTTCGTCTTCAGGTTTTCCACTTCGTCCAGCAACGGCTGGATGTCCTCACCGGCGGCCTTGGCCTTGCCGATCGATCTGGACCGTTTGTTCTGCTCGCTCTGCAGAGTTTCCGTGCGTACCTGCAGGGCACGACGGCGCTCCTCAAGCTGCTCGAAGGTGGCGGTATCGAATTCGAAATTCTTGATGGCCAGCCGACGGGCGATCTCTTCTGTCTGGGTACGGACACGTTTGGGATCGAGCATGATTATCCTGAGTCTTCCGGTTAGCGATGTAATGATTGACTGGCCATTATACCTGCACTGGCGCTGGTGGCTACCGCAGTGAAAGGCTCAGCGGTAGCGTTTACGGGGACTTTCAGTGTTGCGGGAATCAAGCCGCTGGCGTTTCTCGGCCAGCTTGATTTCCAGGCCGCGATTGACAGGCTGATAATACCGGCGCTGATGGATGGCTTCTGGAAGGTAGGACTCCCCGGCTGCAAACCCCTCGGGTTCGTCGTGGGCATACCGGTAGGAATCACCGTGGCCCATGCTTTTCAGAAGCTTGGTGGGTGCGTTCCGAAGGTGAACCGGCACCTCGTAGTCCGGGTCCTGTCTTATGTCTGCCATGCACTGGTTAAAGGCCTTGTAGACGGCATTACTCTTGGGCGCCAGCGCCAGATAGGTAACGGCCTGGGCAAGAGCCAGTTCACCCTCCGGTGAGCCGAGCCTCTCCAGCGCATCCCAGGCTTCCATGCTCAATTGCAAGGCGCGGGGGTCGGCATTGCCGATGTCTTCACTGGCAATACGAACCAGTCGCCGGGCCACATACAGCGGATCACAGCCACCATCCAGCATCCGGCACAGCCAGTACAGTGAG is a window encoding:
- the serS gene encoding serine--tRNA ligase, producing the protein MLDPKRVRTQTEEIARRLAIKNFEFDTATFEQLEERRRALQVRTETLQSEQNKRSRSIGKAKAAGEDIQPLLDEVENLKTKKSGAEDELRALQEELNAFLAGIPNLPDEDVPAGESEEDNLEVRTWGTPKHFDFEPKDHVALGESLNGLDFETATRLAHSRFAVMRGPVARLHRALAQFMLDLHTREHGYLETYVPYLVNADTLYGTGQLPKFEEDLFKTEGENPLYLIPTAEVPATNLVSDSILDAKELPLKMVCHTPCFRSEAGSYGRDTRGMIRQHQFDKVELVQVVRPEDSEAALETLTGHAEKVLQLLELPYRVVALCGGDMGFSAAKTYDLEVWLPGQDKFREISSCSNTRDFQARRMHARWRNPETGKPEPVHTLNGSGLAVGRALIAVMENYQQADGSILVPEVLKPYMGGIDQIQ